In Vibrio pomeroyi, the genomic window GTAAAGTATTGTCAGGGTTTGGAATAATGGCGCGCAGCGTTACCGTACCTGTTGAGTCCGAAACCAGCGTATCGGAAAATTCTAAATGGCCTGCTTCGTCATACGCACTGCCGTCTTCTAACGTGATGGTTACTGGAATCTCCGCATCTTTGTCGGTGAAGGTCGCAAACTCTTTTTTGATTTTGGTAATCGCTAACGAAGATTGCTGCATATCCACGTAAACATTCGCGGTTTGCACAATTGTCGTCAGGTAAGAAGACTGTTCAGAGGTCAACAAAGAACCTTCCGATACCAAAGAGAGGCCTGCTTGACCTGAGATAGGTGCTTTGATTTTGGTGTAAGACAGTTCAATATTGGCATAATCCAATTCCGCTTGGCGGATCGCGACTTCAGCTTGAGCTTCTTTGTAAAGCGCATCGGCATCATCAAAATCTTGCTGACTGGTCAGTTTTTTTCTTAATAGTTCTTTATAACGAAGTGCCGTTTTTCGAGCGGTATCTTCGCTCGTGAGTGCTTTCGCTAATTGGGCTTGTGCGCTATTAACGTTGGATTGATAAGTGGTTGGGTCAATTTCATAAAGTACTTCATCGGCTTCTACCTGAGAACCCTCTTTGTATAGACGGCTTTTGAGAATACCCGTTACCTGAGGTCTCACTTCTGCTTGTTTAAACGCAGCAATTCGCCCTGGCAACTCGGTCGTTAAACGCAGTGTTGTTGGGGTCAAGTCTAAAACATCAACATGAATAGGACCTGGAGCAGGTCGTTGTTCCATAGCTTGTTCGCCACAGCCCAATAATAAAGAACTAGAGAGAAGCAGGCCCAAAGGCAATCTTAACGCGTGGGGTAGAGACATAATGAAACCTTATCCTAGAAGCATAATTACAAACATAAAAAAAGAATAGCAGCTACATGGTTAAGGCAGGGTTAAGGCTCAGGTTTTTGTTTTGATAAATTATGAGGTCTTTGGAAAAGGATGAAGGCTCTTCCCCAACAACTTAGGCAGCGTGCGTATTTACTATTGATTACAAAGAAAAGGAACAAGTTAAGATGATTAGTTCTCCGGTTGTGTTAGTTCTTACCTTGTGTTGTTTGTTTTATTGATTTAGTACCCCGTCAGCTCCATATATCCAGTACCTGAGTGTGTTCCTTCAATCACAATAGGACCTTCCCAATAGGGAACTGATAGGGGCGGTTACGAGCTTTTTGATTTACTCGGGCGATCAAAGAGCGGCAAGCTCGATTTTATTTTGGACGATGGGAGGCTTAGGGCTTGCTCGTTGGAATAACTTAATTTTTGCCTTAATTGGCGTGTTGTGTCTTATTGTTTTAGTGATTAAACGTTATCGCGAACTCGACACTTTGTTAGTGAGTGAACAGACCACAAGCTCATTAGGGATCAATGTTCACCGCCTGCAAAGTGAGATTTTTCTTTGTTGTGCGTTTTGCACTGCATCGATTGTTTCAATGACGGGCGTGGTGGGCTTTATTGGCTTGATGGTGCCTC contains:
- a CDS encoding efflux RND transporter periplasmic adaptor subunit, producing MSLPHALRLPLGLLLSSSLLLGCGEQAMEQRPAPGPIHVDVLDLTPTTLRLTTELPGRIAAFKQAEVRPQVTGILKSRLYKEGSQVEADEVLYEIDPTTYQSNVNSAQAQLAKALTSEDTARKTALRYKELLRKKLTSQQDFDDADALYKEAQAEVAIRQAELDYANIELSYTKIKAPISGQAGLSLVSEGSLLTSEQSSYLTTIVQTANVYVDMQQSSLAITKIKKEFATFTDKDAEIPVTITLEDGSAYDEAGHLEFSDTLVSDSTGTVTLRAIIPNPDNTLLAGMYVRAHISMPEARGYLVVPQSAVVRSQSGEPSVFVVTEDNKTVKKSVVLGNEVGNGWVVKEGLSSGEQIVITNIINMKNDLAVVVDSSIDSAVPALASEE